The following coding sequences lie in one Zingiber officinale cultivar Zhangliang chromosome 2B, Zo_v1.1, whole genome shotgun sequence genomic window:
- the LOC122047916 gene encoding flavin-containing monooxygenase FMO GS-OX-like 8 isoform X2: MPMAVDSLQSSKQVCVVGAGPSGLISARELLKEGHSVVVLEQNHDLGGQWLYQDADATATVHSSVYASLRVNAPRTSMEFTDFMFTPVEGRDARNFPGHRELFLYLKDFARCFGLTELIRFNTEVVHVGLATPTHKWIVRSRDRRTDGGEFAEEIFDAVVVATGPFSLPRLPKIRGMEEWKRKQLHCHVYRIPDPFQDEVVVVVGGSISGPEIALELVHVAKEVHISTKNVEIPEKLVKPVAKHAHLHWHQEIELLCEDGTVLFADGSSVVAVTILYCTGYSYSFPFLDTKGIIHVDENRIGPLYEHTFPPSLAPSLSFVGIPNKFIIFRFLESQARWIAQVLSGKRKLPSADELMKAIEEVERHQKLEEPKNFIQLAAELLEVICR; encoded by the exons ATGCCCATGGCTGTTGACTCATTGCAGTCGTCTAAGCAGGTCTGCGTCGTCGGCGCTGGCCCCTCTGGTCTCATCTCTGCCCGTGAGCTCCTCAAGGAAGGCCACTCCGTCGTCGTGCTGGAGCAGAACCACGACCTTGGCGGCCAGTGGCTCTACCAAGATGCCGACGCCACTGCCACAGTCCACAGCAGCGTCTACGCCTCCTTGCGCGTCAACGCGCCCAGAACCTCCATGGAGTTCACCGACTTCATGTTCACTCCCGTCGAAGGAAGAGACGCCAGGAATTTCCCCGGCCACCGTGAGCTCTTCCTCTACCTCAAAGACTTCGCCCGGTGTTTCGGGTTGACCGAACTCATCAGGTTCAACACAGAAGTAGTCCATGTCGGCTTGGCGACACCAACTCACAAATGGATTGTGAGATCAAGGGACAGGAGAACTGATGGTGGTGAGTTCGCGGAAGAGATCTTCGATGCTGTTGTCGTCGCCACTGGCCCTTTCTCCCTGCCCAGGCTTCCAAAAATCAGGG GAATGGAGGAGTGGAAGAGGAAGCAGCTTCACTGCCATGTCTACAGAATCCCAGATCCCTTCCAAGATGAG GTAGTGGTGGTCGTTGGTGGTTCAATCAGTGGACCAGAGATTGCTCTGGAGCTTGTTCATGTAGCCAAAGAAGTTCATATAAGTACTAAAAACGTTGAAATCCCCGAGAAACTAGTGAAGCCTGTGGCCAAGCATGCACATCTGCACTGGCACCAAGAG ATTGAGTTGCTTTGTGAAGATGGAACTGTTCTATTTGCTGATGGTTCAAGTGTAGTTGCCGTTACTATTCTCTACTGTACTGG GTATTCATATTCATTTCCATTCCTGGACACCAAAGGAATCATCCATGTGGATGAGAACAGAATTGGACCTTTGTATGAACACACATTTCCTCCCTCTCTCGCTCCATCCCTTTCTTTTGTTGGGATTCCAAACAAG TTTATCATCTTTCGATTTCTTGAGTCGCAAGCGAGATGGATAGCTCAGGTGCTCTCTGGAAAGAGGAAGCTTCCATCGGCAGATGAGCTGATGAAAGCAATCGAAGAAGTCGAACGCCATCAAAAGCTTGAGGAACCAAAAAATTTCATACAACTAGCTGCTGAATTATTGGAG
- the LOC122047916 gene encoding flavin-containing monooxygenase FMO GS-OX-like 8 isoform X1, with product MPMAVDSLQSSKQVCVVGAGPSGLISARELLKEGHSVVVLEQNHDLGGQWLYQDADATATVHSSVYASLRVNAPRTSMEFTDFMFTPVEGRDARNFPGHRELFLYLKDFARCFGLTELIRFNTEVVHVGLATPTHKWIVRSRDRRTDGGEFAEEIFDAVVVATGPFSLPRLPKIRGMEEWKRKQLHCHVYRIPDPFQDEVVVVVGGSISGPEIALELVHVAKEVHISTKNVEIPEKLVKPVAKHAHLHWHQEIELLCEDGTVLFADGSSVVAVTILYCTGYSYSFPFLDTKGIIHVDENRIGPLYEHTFPPSLAPSLSFVGIPNKFIIFRFLESQARWIAQVLSGKRKLPSADELMKAIEEVERHQKLEEPKNFIQLAAELLEYYDRYGDQCDFPHLEDWRREIILKDLENCLNNIETFRDE from the exons ATGCCCATGGCTGTTGACTCATTGCAGTCGTCTAAGCAGGTCTGCGTCGTCGGCGCTGGCCCCTCTGGTCTCATCTCTGCCCGTGAGCTCCTCAAGGAAGGCCACTCCGTCGTCGTGCTGGAGCAGAACCACGACCTTGGCGGCCAGTGGCTCTACCAAGATGCCGACGCCACTGCCACAGTCCACAGCAGCGTCTACGCCTCCTTGCGCGTCAACGCGCCCAGAACCTCCATGGAGTTCACCGACTTCATGTTCACTCCCGTCGAAGGAAGAGACGCCAGGAATTTCCCCGGCCACCGTGAGCTCTTCCTCTACCTCAAAGACTTCGCCCGGTGTTTCGGGTTGACCGAACTCATCAGGTTCAACACAGAAGTAGTCCATGTCGGCTTGGCGACACCAACTCACAAATGGATTGTGAGATCAAGGGACAGGAGAACTGATGGTGGTGAGTTCGCGGAAGAGATCTTCGATGCTGTTGTCGTCGCCACTGGCCCTTTCTCCCTGCCCAGGCTTCCAAAAATCAGGG GAATGGAGGAGTGGAAGAGGAAGCAGCTTCACTGCCATGTCTACAGAATCCCAGATCCCTTCCAAGATGAG GTAGTGGTGGTCGTTGGTGGTTCAATCAGTGGACCAGAGATTGCTCTGGAGCTTGTTCATGTAGCCAAAGAAGTTCATATAAGTACTAAAAACGTTGAAATCCCCGAGAAACTAGTGAAGCCTGTGGCCAAGCATGCACATCTGCACTGGCACCAAGAG ATTGAGTTGCTTTGTGAAGATGGAACTGTTCTATTTGCTGATGGTTCAAGTGTAGTTGCCGTTACTATTCTCTACTGTACTGG GTATTCATATTCATTTCCATTCCTGGACACCAAAGGAATCATCCATGTGGATGAGAACAGAATTGGACCTTTGTATGAACACACATTTCCTCCCTCTCTCGCTCCATCCCTTTCTTTTGTTGGGATTCCAAACAAG TTTATCATCTTTCGATTTCTTGAGTCGCAAGCGAGATGGATAGCTCAGGTGCTCTCTGGAAAGAGGAAGCTTCCATCGGCAGATGAGCTGATGAAAGCAATCGAAGAAGTCGAACGCCATCAAAAGCTTGAGGAACCAAAAAATTTCATACAACTAGCTGCTGAATTATTGGAG TATTACGATAGGTACGGAGATCAATGTGATTTTCCACACTTAGAAGATTGGAGAAGAGAGATCATATTGAAGGACTTGGAAAATTGTTTAAATAATATTGAAACATTCAGGGATGAATAG